Within Sorghum bicolor cultivar BTx623 chromosome 2, Sorghum_bicolor_NCBIv3, whole genome shotgun sequence, the genomic segment GAAATTTTTGTAAATAGAAAGAATAAGGGGGCTGGAGATCACGAATGTGGagaggttggagagaccaattgaattACGAGATGCCTCATACAAGCAAGGACTTGATGAAGTGTTTATGAAGTAGCTTCCTTGCTCATTAAAGTCTCTATCATTTTCAACTTCCAAGGGTGATTCATCATAAATGTCCAAAATTTCCCTTAGTTTTCCTTTCAAATTGGTCTCATATAAGGCCTCATCCACACATTCAATGGCAATAGCATATGGGTTTCTAATGCTCTTtatccattgatgttgctcttctcgatcctccttacgATCTAGATGATTCCTATGTGTGGGATGTGTAGATGGATTTCTAAGATTGTCAGGAGGTTTAGGAGAAAGAGCATTAGAGGATTCATCATATTCAAGGATGGGTTCAATGGTGGGTTCGTAGAAGTCATCTAGTGTGGGCATAGAAGCAGAGGATAGGATTGTCTTATAGGTGGCTTTGCTCTCGTACTATGGCATCACTAGACttgccatccttgagtctttctaaaTATCTTTCAATGGGATTGGATTTCaaatgctttctaagagatcccttcttgAGAAGATTCAAAATACATGCACTAAAAGATCTCTTATGAAGCGAGAAGTTTACACTCCTCCCAAAATCATCATTGAAAAAGACTTCCAAGGGTAgcatttcttcttcccttagagGATTTTGAGTACAACTATTTTGGTATGGATAGCCAAATTGTAGAATTAAAATTTTTGTAATGTGGCTATGgaaacttcctcttcttgtttGGGGGATGATTCCTTGTTTACCTCTAGGAGTTCATCATGAAGGCTAGTGCAAAGATTGTGTCTACTAATAAGGACaaaccttgctttactaatggATAAAGAAAGTAAAACTCTTCCAAAGGCGATATTATCAAGACCCATATAAAAGTATTAGAGAGGAACAAGGTCTTGTAAGGCTAGATCTAAACCTAAATTAATAAGAAGAATGTAAGATGCCCTTGGTGTAGCCAAAAGTTCATTACCTTCTTGATTGGAAGATAGGATCTTGGCTATACAAAAGGGttagttttgacctattgcaaccaAACATGGGTGTAGCTCATAGCTAGATATGAGAATCATGGACTCTGGTTGCTCTAAGCTTGTGCTTATGGGTGTAGCATATTGATAGATAAGCATGGAATCCATGTGGTAATGGTAGTGGTGAAAAAATGATAAAAGAAAAATGTGATAACTAAAAAAGAAAACTTGGATGACCTTAGTTTGATTCTAGAATAGCTACCGTTCCTcggtaacggcgccaaaaagcttgttgggtattttaaacacaaacataaaaaatctacaagcacacggataccattgtagctttcacctgggagtattccaagATATTGATTTTCCACGGGGAACATGAAGTGTACTTGTTGCGGTTTAGATTGCCCAaggataaatatatatatatatatatatatatatgattttgTAGGGAGAGAGGaattttcctaagagttctataGATTGATCTAGGAATCAGAATTTACTTTagggttacttattttgagacatcagaacactaatcaCAGAAAAGGGATGAGAAGAGGGCTAGGAAgttctgactatggtcctacaaacactgatccaAACATGGGGGAATACGTCGGCCGTTAGGACTGTCACgatcctagggctaccacaacaatccgctggATTGGgcgcaattccaggtaattgcaagactaagcgCCATGCTTAACCTAGTAATTATTACTCTAGTGTATCAAAGAACTAGATCACTTAATCCAAGTGGGAATCTAACAAGTAACTCAAAATTAAATATGGAAATTAAAAAGAAGAACTCGGGAATTATAAAATTAAAGTACCTAGGGATTACCCAAAGACGAACCGGCTATTGTAAATGTACAATGtggaggaagatccgatagattcGGCTCCTCCTTggctctctcctcttctctagtttacaactagatgaactagaaaacttcaactagatgaactaaacctagaactagaagatgaactagaagaactgaactagaagatctagagggacctctacttCTCTACTTGATGAAACCGTAATTTCTACTCTGGATGTAGCTAGTGAAGGAGATGATGATTTAGGGGGGTCTgcctctgcttatatagtctggtgGGATAAACCGCAACCCTTAGATTAAACCGACCATAACGTAGGGTGGAGATGCATCCTGAGAGACGGTGGAGGAGTCCTGAAGAAGCACGGCGCGAGAGAACTCGGGGGCAGGCCAGCCGGCCTTACATGTGGTGCTGTCTAGCCTAGCTTAAAGTTAGGTGGCCTTATGTTTTGATAGGCTGATAGATCTCTTTCTTAGCTTTCCAAATAGTCTTGGATCACTAAAAATAGAGTTCACATGAGCGAGATATGCCTAATTTACTCCGGACTGCTTTGGAAGCCTATTTGCAATCTTCTAGAAGGTGTAACTTTGTCGTGTGGACTCCAATTTGGGTGAACCAAAACTCTATTTCATGTGTCTCGATGAGCTCTTCGCAATGTTGAACTCAAATTCATCACTTGAGATACTTCTATTTGGTGATTCTGGTCCTTTTTCCAGTTTAACCCCTGTAAACAtagattcaccaaaactcatggaacctTTTAGTTTCAAACCTTACAACTATGCTTTGTggttcatatcatatcatatcaagcAATAGTTGATGGATAAAAAAGAGCATTAGTGACCATCAACAATAGGACATGAGTCAAATCCCCATGCCCACGCTGCGCAGAGCAGGGCATGATGAGCACTATGCTATCCACTCCAGTTGCTGTGCTACCACCTCCCATCACTATGTGTACGGTCGAGACCAGGGGAGATGCTTAGATGTCAATCCACGTCCCTGTGGCCACTTACTCATTAGAACCCAGGGCATGGTCCTTGATCAAGGACGCCTCAGAGCTCCACTTCGGTCAATGAACAGGGAACAACATGACTGCTATAGGAACAAACATCTTATCTACAGGGCAGGCATGGCTCGGCATGGAAGCTACAAGGATGGACGAGCCTCGTACGATGACCACGATTGGCTACAACGTCAAGAGGGTGGGGGCCATTCCACCGCCATATAATGCCATACCTCGGCTCAACCTCGGATCAGATCAGGCCTCCCCTTGCAAAATATAAAAGGTGGAGGCAGGGTCCCATTTAGGGATATGAGAACACACACACCCTAACTCTACAATCCACAATCTTACACCCACTCACAGTATCGAGACTTGGGATAGACTCCCTCTCTCACTCCAAGCTTGTATCCCTACTGCAAGCACCTCGGTGCAAAGATAATACAAGATCTTCACCCCTCACTAGACGTAGGGAATTTCTTGCCTAAACCAGTATAAATCTTTTTTgtccttcttgcatcaccatctagattCAGGATATGcagatacaaattcactcgttggtgttggGGCTGCGGGTCCAAACATCGACACAACTATAACCGAAACCCACTCCATGCTTTTTGAGCTGCCTAAAACTTTTTCAATAAAATGGGGTAACTTTGGGtaactataatattttttatgtgCAACTTCTACCCATGTTCTAGATGGATATGGGTGAATAGAGGTTTTCATCGACTTTCAGCTACAACCACAGCCCACCCCATAATTTTGGGGTTGCCCAAAAACTACTTATAAGTTCTGGATGAACATAGAGCTCCGTTTAAGGTCCTGAACAGCTTTCAACAATGTCCACAATCCACTCCATGCTTTTCTATGCACCAATGGAAAAGGTTTGTAGCTAGCATTTAAGCTatattgcttcatcaacaaatcagCTGGATTGTGCCTGCCAAATCTAAGGCCATGTTTAGATTGTGTCGTGCCAAGTAGCTTCTCGATACTAGGCTGAGGAAATTGTGTGCCTAGGGTTACTTGTCTGTGTCTGGCAGATTCTTAGGACGGCAAACAAATATGCCCTATATGCATACGACCCAGTAGTCATACAAAGCgtctccaacggttttgcattaggaggtatccaacggttttgcatttggagtttgtaTTTTggacaacttggcaaatgagagagcaaacttgGCATAATTGCCAAGCCGCGGACGGCTTGGCAAAAGCCCGATCGCGCGTGTCTCCCGGCACTCCGCGCGATCCAAACTTTTCTTCGCGCCATATATGCTCCATCGATCGCAACAGAAACCCCTCGGCCCTCCACGCGCCGCCGTCCGTAGCCGGTCGAAGTCGCGAGGGACTCCATCACAAGCACCGGCCCTCCACGCGCCGCCATCCGCTGCCGATTGTGGCCGACTCCATCGCGCAGAAACTCCCTTCTCACGCGCCGCCGTCCACAACCGATCGCGCAGAAACTCCCTCCACGTGCCGCCGTCAGCTGCCGATCGCGACCAACTCAATCGCGCAAAAACTCCCTCCACGCACCGCCACCCACTGCCGAACTCGCGAGGGACTCCATTGCGACAGAAAACCGCCGCCTCACGCCATGAGTTCAAGGACGCGGGTACCTGGGCGCGCGAAGAAGTTAACCGCGCGGGAAGGAACCACGACCACGCGCCACAAGGAAAAAAATTTGCATCAGGGTCCACTTTAGGTAAATGTCAAGTCAATTATGCAAAACCTTTGGAGATGgcctatttttagactttgcatatatatatatatatatatatactccctcctcCAGGTCCCTTCAAATTTAATTTTCCCATATATGCTATGGCGCCGTTCATTCTGGGCTCCTTAGCTTCCTCTTGATCCTTTTTAATTAGCTGCTTCTGTCGCTCTCCGACCCTACACTCCCTTTCTTTCCCATCACAAGAAACTAGAAGATTCAATATGGAAAAATTATGTCATACAATTCTTCATTGTCTCATTGATGGTGACACAGTTTCATTCACTATATTGCTTTACGACAAAATAGTAGCTGTTGAGATTATCAACTCAACAAGATTATTGGATGCCTCACATGTTGTGTTCACCATATTGCAGAAATTTTATTTTGGCATATATCCTTTATGAAAATTATATTTCCTGACATGCTGGTCCTAATGTAATTTGGCTGACAGGTTTTAACGTGTTTGGTCCGTCAGGGAAATTCCGGCTCCTGTTAATGGCACTACACATTTTCTCAAGAAACAGTTTTGTCTTTTGCACCTGCCATGGATACTTTATGGTTTTTTCTGGTGCAAGGTTACAAAGAAGATTGATTGTTTTAGAAGGTAGAATACGAACAAGCTGGAAGAATGTGTTGATCGAAAGATAATGTTTTCTTTGGAGATTGATTGAAAGGGAATTGTCCTATATGCTGTATCTTTCTGATAGTAAACCCTGTTGTACACAATTTTTTTGAAATGAACCGTGCAGCGGAAACTATTTAAAGATAATATTATTACCATTATACTGatagaaataaaaataaatgacCACTAGTACTCTCTTCATTCCATAAAAAGTGTCATTCTCGCTTTTCGAAAGTCAAATATttctaactttgaccaagtATATACGAGAAAATAtgaatatttatagtacataaatAGTATTATTAGATAAATATGTCATTGTGATGATGaatgacaatgagagagcatgCCTACAATAGTTTGGGTAAGGAGGAGCAAGGACAAAACTTATTAGGaaaaaaaggaatgtaaggCCCCAACATTGTGGCAGATGAGTAGATGGCTAccacttaggccagtctcaatggacaCTGTCACTGTACGATTTCACATACCAACACGTCATCAAGATTGAAATGAAACCATCTAAGAAATAACCCCAACAATGAAGCATTACACTTTGTTGTTTCCAAGGCTGctacaaaatgattggatcacatgcaagatggtgaaacgatttggcCCTCGGTGGGGATTTCATTccatttcaccgcgtgggaaacaacgcaagtggggtttcaccatggtgaaactacttccttctctcttctcttcgttgcatgcaaaaagtgcagttttgttGACATGGCCCTCTAATTAATGTACATGACCTCTTGGTGAAAcgtccactgagactggccttacgaTGGGAATATCTAGaagagcttgtttagttccgaagactttttggttttcggaactgtagcattttcgtttttatttcacaaacattgtccaattatagagtaactagacttaaaagatttatctcacgatttacaggtaaactgtgcaattagtttttatttttatctatatttagtgttccatgcatgtgccgcaagattcgatgtgataggaaatcttaaaaagtttttggtttttgagtgaactaaacaaggccttgcacAAATGATTGACCTTCCTAGACTCCTAGTGGGGCTCCCATAGTGTGACTAGTGGATCTTCGATAGCATGGGCACATGCACTAGGAGTGGTCATATGAGCCTACCATGGTCAGCAAAGATAAGTCAGGCAATGAATTCCCTACATCAACAAATCCAGCTAAGCCAAATTATGGTACGGTGTTCTGAATTACTATAAGGTTCGGTGTCGTTGATATTACCCAAGCATGTTCTGTTGGTTATTTAGTTTCTACTACTACAATATGACCATTTTCTTCATAGTTTTCACCCCTTGTTGACcattgttcgcttgagcttatcaactAAATTTGACAGTTATtcagcaatgtttttctctcacaacaaattaatCAATAGTTCTTTCTGCCATGACTTACGACCAGACATGGGAACGAGTAATTTTAATCATACATAATGGCCAGTTCTCGGTTGCGAGTGGACTTTCCCTAGAAACTAAAGCAATAGATCAAGAGGTACAGTAACCATAGAATAGCAAAATTAGCAACTTCCCTCCGTGCCAAATTACAAGTCGTTCTCACTCTTTTAAATACACAACTTTTACTTATGTATTTAGACAATATATATTTAGATGCTAACAAAACCATAtgtacaaaaaaaaaagtcagaACAATTTAGAATAGATAAAGTAGTACCGACTAGTCAGATCAGTCTACTAAATTTTGATACCTTTACTAGTTGACCAAGGACCCTTTAGTAGCTTCAGCTACCACCAAGAATAAAGTTCCCTCCCACTGAGAAGGTCAGGTATTATTTTCAGTGATTCAGTCTGAACAAAGAATGTTCCTGATGAAAAATTCACGTCACTAAATTTTCTGAGATGCCCTTCTGACATGGTCCTGTTGGTTCTAGTATTATTATTTCCAGCTATTTTTAGGGCACTATTTTTATTTCCAGCTGGCAAACTATTGTCCTTCCCATCATCAGCAAAGAAATATACATTCGATAAAATCGAGGCTTTAATAAAGTGTTGAAGCATTGCAGGAGAAAGACTACTTGGTACCATCTAGAAATAGTATAATCCCTAACATGAATGTGGCCACATTGTTGGGTCATTGTTGCCAAACATCTCAATGATACTAAAACTATTTACTGCAGACAACTGCTCACATAACagcaacatgataaacttgtatCTGTGGTAGATCCAACATTCTGCGGCACATTCAATGCTGTAATAGGCTGTTGGACATCACTGCAGGTACTCAAAATCTTCGGTGATCCCAACCTGAATTTTTACAAGAACTTAGTCAGAACCAGGACAGAGTGCACAGAAGGAAAAATCTCTTGCAAAAGGAAATGAGGATACTTTACAGTTTAACTTAATAATTGGAATACAGAAACATTAAGCAGTGTTGAAAAGAACTATCCCTAATTTTAGTTGTTTTTTGCAATGTACATGGAGGTAAACCATTGTCTCACTGCCAGCAAACAATTAAAAAAATTCTTTCCCAATTACAAACTACTAAATAGTGATTAACCAATGCTTCTGGACTATACAAAGGAAGTGCTTAGGTTGGCCACCATCTGCAACATATCCATCATGCACAAGCCAAACATGCACTTAGGTTGTAGGTCTCTACAGAACATAAGGATTTCAAATAAAGCAGTTTAGTATGTGAACCAGACCAAAAAAGGGATATCCTTGTGTAGCATGCTCAGCTAAACTTATAACATTTGATTCACTCAGGCATCAGTACATGCTTATTGATCAGTTTTAGTGACATAATCAAGCACCAGTGCACCTACAAGTCATACAAAGTGCCCTCTCTTCTATATCCTCCACCCCCTATTTTAATGCAACAGTGGGACATAATAATTTCATTATTAGTGTCATCAGCAGCAGATGGCATAGAAGTACTCAGTACTCTGATGGCATGGCAGAGAACTCTGCTAATTCAATAAGCCTCTatctaaatatttcttttctaacaCACAACAAAGCTATGTAGCTTATATCAAAGACAGAAGAAAATGGTCACTTAATGGACCCTTTACAAACAACCAAATAAAGACTGCACCACACAACTAGTCTTAATATGACCTAGGCCCAGTTCTTGGAGCATTTTGGCTCTAGCAAGACCTCATAGTCTCAACTCCTTGAAGAATTGATGTGGAACCTGTAGGGAGGGGCAGACACCATCAAAACACACTTGTTCCTATGATTCCATAAGGTCCAGGCCCCCAAAATCACAATACTATTGAATGTCTGGATACTAAAGATGCAGAGGCACCAATGTCCTTGACACTTGTGGCCTTGTGGGTAAATCCCAATGCATAATGAAACTTATTTAATCAACTGGAAGTCAGGCAACAAACTGCAAACACGAAAAGATCAAAACAGAACAGGAAGACAGAAACATACCTCCCTGTACATATGTTCAAGTTGCTCTTTTGCTTCTGGGAATGTGGTTGAACACCATTGTTGCAAAGTGAAAATGTTGTCTGGGATATTATTGAAAATGTCAGTGTAGCCTTAGAATGACAGCAATTGGACATATATCTAGGGGATTCATTAGCAAAAATATGACCTGTCCACCTGTTAGCTGCTGAATGAGCAACATCAATAGCATCCCCTGCAATTACCAGCATATAGTAATAGTTAAATGAGGGGAAGATGTGCATCACAGATTCAGATCAGGTAACTATATTGCTAGAACTAAGATGAAAAGATGCAATGTGAAGAAAATTAAAACAGATGTATGTATCAATGACAGCAATATATATAAACAAGATTTGTATAAAGAGGCCATCTCATACTCATTGCTTCTACTGCAGCTGGATCACTATCTGCATATGCACCCAGTTcctcctgaaatttttataacATTGTTGAGCTGTAGATAGGACTAAAACAAAAATAGGATAGACCAGCGAATATAATGGCACCTTGAGTTTCTTATGGTGTAGCTCTACAGCCTTCAGCCCCTCCAGAGCAGCTTCCCTCTCTTCCTATAACAACACAATTAGTTCTTGTGTCAAAATGATTACTGCACATCTTGACAATATGCATAATAACATACAGAGTCTTCCCGGCCTCTTTTCAAGTTGTCTCTATGTTCAACAAGCTCCATGTAACGCTTTCTAGAGTTTGAAAGATCAGATTCCAGCTTGTTGTAAGTATTCCTCAGCTACAAAGGATACATTAGCTCAATCATCATCAGCTATGAAATAAGGGAGGAGTAAAAAGTGCATAACAATGCACAATAGAGAAAAACATAGGACCCCTATATTCTTCTTATCCTGATTTGTTAGATTTTGTTTGTAACACTCACATTTTTAACAGCATCAGACTATATGTTTAGAGGTTTCACACCTTATCATGCACACAGCAAATGTAGAAACATTATCCAAAAACAAGAAGCTCTTCTGACTTCTGGCCTGCTTACTTTAGACATGTCTTACTACTCCGCATCAGAAAATCATAGAACAAAGATATTGCTTCTTGATACCATATCTTATTGttagttattaattaagatcagCAACTTATATACCACCAATTCATCGTAGTATATGCCAGAAAAGAAGATTTGAGAGGAATAAGTCTACAAGACCTGGTTCCCAGCACAACTTGGAAGACTCCAAAAGTACACCTGCAAGAAAACTATTTTAGGCTGGGAGCTAGAGAGAAAAGGTTATGGATAACAAAATATATTTGTTTGCAGCACAgacaatatgtaaagctgaagTTATATGCAAGAGCAAGCTGTTGGATAATACAGGAAACTATTTCTGAATCACTGATAACTTAACTCAATGCCAAACTCTCAGTGCAAATGGTTACACCATTGTGTTAGCAGTCGAACTACTGTTGCTCCATGCTACAACAatagagactgaaaaaaaaaacttacagAAGTCCCAAT encodes:
- the LOC8063473 gene encoding meiotic nuclear division protein 1 homolog isoform X1, giving the protein MSKKRGLSLEEKREQMLQIFYESQDFFLLKELEKMGPKKGVISQSVKDVVQSLVDDDLVLKDKIGTSVYFWSLPSCAGNQLRNTYNKLESDLSNSRKRYMELVEHRDNLKRGREDSEEREAALEGLKAVELHHKKLKEELGAYADSDPAAVEAMRDAIDVAHSAANRWTDNIFTLQQWCSTTFPEAKEQLEHMYREVGITEDFEYLQ
- the LOC8063473 gene encoding meiotic nuclear division protein 1 homolog isoform X2 → MLQIFYESQDFFLLKELEKMGPKKGVISQSVKDVVQSLVDDDLVLKDKIGTSVYFWSLPSCAGNQLRNTYNKLESDLSNSRKRYMELVEHRDNLKRGREDSEEREAALEGLKAVELHHKKLKEELGAYADSDPAAVEAMRDAIDVAHSAANRWTDNIFTLQQWCSTTFPEAKEQLEHMYREVGITEDFEYLQ
- the LOC8063473 gene encoding meiotic nuclear division protein 1 homolog isoform X3; the protein is MSKKRGLSLEEKREQMLQIFYESQDFFLLKELEKMGPKKGVISQSVKDVVQSLVDDDLVLKDKIGTSVYFWSLPSCAGNQLRNTYNKLESDLSNSRKRYMELVEHRDNLKRGREDSEEREAALEGLKAVELHHKKLKEELGAYADSDPAAVEAMRDAIDVAHSAANRQHFHFATMVFNHIPRSKRAT